A window from Vulpes vulpes isolate BD-2025 chromosome 9, VulVul3, whole genome shotgun sequence encodes these proteins:
- the SETD5 gene encoding histone-lysine N-methyltransferase SETD5 isoform X20 gives MSRGKVIRLHRRKQDNISGGDSSATESWDEELSPSTVLYTATQHTPTSITLTVRRTKPKKRKKSPEKGRAVAKTKKIKNSPSEAQNLDENTTEGWENRIRLWTDQYEEAFTNQYSADVQNALEQHLHSSKEFVGKPAILDTINKTELACNNTVIGSQMQLQLGRVTRVQKHRKILRAARDLALDTLIIEYRGKVMLRQQFEVNGHFFKKPYPFVLFYSKFNGVEMCVDARTFGNDARFIRRSCTPNAEVRHMIADGMIHLCIYAVSAITKDAEVTIAFDYEYSNCNYKVDCACHKGNRNCPIQKRNPNAAEPPLPPPPSLPTIGAETRRRKARRKELEMEQQNEAPEEDNNQQPEQVPEKATVSSDHEEIDNPEEKEEEKEEVTDDQENPAHSRRTREDRKVEAIMHAFENLEKRKKRRDQPLEQSSSDIEITTTTSEAPVGEEAKTEAPESEVSNPASNMAIPSTPQSVGVNTRRSSQAGDIAAEKPVPKPPPAKPSRPRPKSRISRYRTSSAQRLKRQKQAIAQQAELSQAALEEGGNNSSVTPTEAGNIDSSGENRQLMGSDPTVLSVTGSHVNRAAPKYPKTKKYLVTEWLNDKAEKQECPVECPLRITTDPTVLATTLNMLPGLIHSPLICTTPKHYIRFGSPFIPERRRRPLLPDGTFSSCKKRWIKQALEEGMTQTSSVPQETRTQHLYQSNENSNSSNICKDNADLLSPLKKWKSRYLMEQNVTKLLRPLSPVTPPPPNPGSKSPPLTTSGPSHSEEECRNGYSLMFSPITSLTTASRCNTPLQFELCHRKDLDLTKVGYLDSNTNSCADRPSLINSGPSDLATHPSIGPPSETGFPSRSGDGHQTLARNSDQAFRTEFNLMYAYSPLNAMPRADGLYRGSPLVGDRKPLHLDGGYCSPAEGFPSRYEHGFMKDLSRGSMSPGSERTCEGVPSAPQNPPQRKKVSLLEYRKRKQEAKENSGGGGDSAQSKSKSAGAGQGSSNSLSDTGAHGVQGSSTRTPSSPHKKFSPSHSSMSHMEAVSPSDSRGTSSHCRPQENISSRWMVPTSVERLREGGSIPKVLRSSVRVAQKGEPSPTWESNITEKDSDPTDGEGPETLSSALSKGAAVYSPSRYSYQLLQCDSPRTESQSLLQQSSSPFRGHPTQSPGYSYRTTALRPGNPPSHGSSESSLSSTSYSSPAHPVSTDSLAPFTGTPGYYSSQPHSGNSTGSSLPRRSCPSSAASPTPQGPSDSPTSDSVSQSSTGTLSSTSFPQNSRSSLPSDLRTINLPSAGQSAAYQASRVSAVSNSQHYPHRGSGGVHQYRLQPLQGSGVKTQTGLS, from the exons atgagcagggggaaggtTATTAGACTTCATCGGCGGAAGCAGGACAACATATCAG GTGGGGATAGCAGTGCAACAGAAAGCTGGGATGAGGAGCTTTCTCCCTCCACTGTGTTGTACACAGCAACACAGCACACACCTACAAGCATCACCTTAACTGTTAGAAGAACCAAACCCAAGAAGCGGAAGAAGAGTCCAGAAAAGGGTCGTGCAGTAGCAAAGACGAAGAAAATCAAG AATTCTCCTTCTGAAGCACAGAATTTAGATGAGAATACAACTGAGGGATGGGAAAATCGGATAAGACTGTGGACTGATCAGTATGAAGAAGCTTTCACTAATCAGTACAGTGCAGATGTACAGAACGCCCTTGAACAACATCTACATTCTAGCAAGGAATTTGTGGGCAAACCTGCTATTTTAGACACTATTAATAAGACTGAATTGGCCTGTAATAATACAGTTATTGGTTCCCAAATGCAG CTACAGTTGGGAAGAGTCACTCGTGTTCAGAAACACCGGAAGATCCTTAGAGCTGCAAGAGACTTGGCTCTGGACACTCTTATAATAGAGTATCGAGGGAAAGTCATGTTGCGACAGCAATTTGAGGTCAATGGGCATTTCTTCAAAAA ACCATACCCCTTTGTGCTCTTCTACTCAAAATTCAATGGTGTAGAGATGTGTGTGGATGCACGTACTTTCGGTAATGATGCTCGGTTCATCAGAAGATCGTGTACGCCAAATGCAGAG GTGCGACACATGATTGCAGATGGGATGATTCACCTATGTATCTATGCAGTGTCTGCCATCACCAAGGATGCTGAGGTCACCATAGCGTTTGATTATGAGTACAGTAATTG TAATTATAAAGTGGACTGTGCATGTCACAAGGGGAACCGGAATTGCCCTATACAGAAAAGGAATCCCAATGCCGCAGAACCACCACTCCCACCTCCTCCAAGCTTACCCACCATCGGAGCAGAGACAAGACGTAGAAAAGCTCGACGGAAAGAGTTAGAGATGGAGCAGCAGAATGAGGCTCCAGAAGAGGATAACAATCAGCAACCAGAACAAGTTCCTGAGAAAGCAACTGTGTCCAGTGACCATGAG GAAATAGACAAtccagaggaaaaagaagaagagaaagaagaggttaCAGATGACCAGGAGAACCCAGCTCATAGCAGAAGG ACCCGGGAAGATAGAAAGGTTGAAGCCATCATGCATGCTTTTGAAaacttagagaaaagaaagaagcggCGGGATCAGCCATTGGAACAAAGCAGCTCTGACATAGAGATTACTACCACCACCTCAGAGGCCCCTGTGGGAGAAGAGGCAAAAACTGAAGCCCCTGAATCTGAAGTTAGCAACCCTGCTTCAAACATGGCCATCCCAAGCACTCCACAGAGTGTTGGTGTAAACACCCGGAGGTCTTCTCAAGCGGGG GATATTGCTGCAGAAAAACCAGTCCCCAAGCCACCTCCAGCGAAACCTTCTAGGCCCCGACCGAAGAGTCGAATTTCTCGGTACCGGACCAGTTCAGCCCAAAGACTAAAGCGTCAGAAGCAGGCCATTGCACAACAGGCAGAATTGTCACAAGCTGCCTtggaagagggaggaaataatAGCTCTGTAACTCCTACTGAAGCTGGAAATATAGACAGTTCAGGAGAAAACAGGCAATTAATGGGGTCTGACCCAACTGTGTTATCAGTTACTGGATCCCATGTCAACCGCGCTGCACCTAaataccccaaaaccaaaaag TATCTAGTTACAGAATGGTTGAATGACAAAGCAGAGAAGCAAGAATGCCCTGTTGAGTGCCCTTTACGTATCACCACGGACCCAACTGTACTGGCAACTACCCTGAACATGTTACCCGGTCTTATCCATTCCCCATTAATTTGCACCACCCCCAAACACTACATTCGCTTTGGCTCACCCTTTATCCCTGAGAGACGTCGAAGGCCCCTTCTGCCTGATGGCACCTTCAGCTCCTGTAAAAAG CGCTGGATAAAGCAAGCCTTGGAAGAAGGGATGACTCAAACATCATCTGTACCCCAAGAGACTAGAACTCAGCACCTATACCAAAGTAATGAGAATAGTAACTCTTCTAATATCTGCAAAGATAATGCAG ATCTATTGAGCCCATTAAAGAAATGGAAGTCTCGATATTTGATGGAGCAGAATGTCACCAAGTTACTGAGGCCTCTTTCTCCAGTCACACCACCCCCTCCCAATCCAGGCTCAAAGAGCCCCCCACTGACCACATCTGGCCCATCTCACTCAGAAGAGGAGTGTCGAAATGGATACAGCCTCATGTTCTCACCAATCACGTCTCTTACTACTGCTAGTCGCTGCAATACTCCTCTGCAGTTTGAG ctTTGTCACCGAAAAGACCTGGACTTGACAAAAGTAGGCTACCTTGACTCCAACACTAACAGCTGTGCTGACAGACCTTCCCTGATCAACTCAGGTCCTTCTGACCTGGCTACTCATCCTTCTATCGGGCCCCCCTCTGAGACTGGCTTTCCAAGCAGGAGTGGAGATGGACATCAAACCCTTGCAAGGAACTCGGACCAGGCATTTCGGACAGAGTTTAACTTAATGTACGCCTACTCCCCATTGAACGCTATGCCTCGAGCTGATGGATTATATCGAGGGTCTCCCCTAGTAGGGGATAGGAAACCTTTACATTTGGATGGGGGATATTGTTCCCCTGCAGAAGGGTTTCCCAGCAGATATGAACATGGTTTTATGAAAGACCTCTCTCGTGGATCCATGTCACCTGGCAGTGAGAGGACTTGTGAAGGAGTCCCATCTGCCCCCCAGAACCCACCACAGAGGAAAAAG GTATCCCTGCTGGAGTACCGCAAACGGAAACAAGAAGCCAAGGAGAATTCTGGTGGGGGAGGTGACTCTGCACAGAGCAAAAGCAAGTCTGCAGGAGCTGGGCAAGGCAGCAGTAACTCACTTTCTGACACTGGTGCCCATGGTGTGCAGGGATCCTCAACCCGAACCCCATCTTCCCCTCACAAAAAATTCTCCCCATCTCATTCCTCTATGTCCCATATGGAGGCGGTAAGCCCATCAGATTCCAGAGGCACTTCATCTCACTGCAGACCTCAAGAGAATATCAGCAGTAGGTG GATGGTTCCCACATCGGTGGAACGACTCCGAGAAGGAGGGAGTATTCCCAAGGTCCTCCGAAGCAGTGTGAGGGTGGCCCAAAAAGGAGAGCCTTCTCCCACTTGGGAGAGTAATATCACAGAGAAAGACTCAG ACCCTACAGATGGAGAAGGCCCAGAGACACTGAGCTCAGCACTCTCTAAAGGAGCAGCCGTTTACAGCCCTTCCAGATACAGCTACCAG CTCCTGCAGTGTGATAGTCCACGGACAGAATCACAAAGCCTCCTTCAGCAGAGTTCCTCCCCCTTTAGAGGACATCCCACCCAATCTCCAGGATACAGTTATCGAACTACTGCACTGAGACCTGGAAATCCCCCCTCTCACGGTTCTTCAGAATCCTCCCTCTCTTCTACGTCCTATTCCAGCCCCGCCCACCCTGTATCCACAGACTCGTTGGCCCCATTTACGGGGACACCAGGGTATTATAGCAGCCAGCCACATTCTGGAAACAGCACTGGCAGCAGTCTTCCAAGGAGGAGCTGCCCTTCTAGTGCTGCTAGCCCTACCCCACAGGGCCCCTCAGACTCACCGACCTCAGACTCGGTCTCCCAGTCCAGCACAGGAACTCTGAGTTCCACCTCCTTCCCTCAGAACTCTAGGTCATCATTGCCATCAGACTTACGGACTATCAATCTGCCCAGTGCTGGGCAGTCCGCTGCCTACCAGGCCTCCAGGGTATCTGCGGTTTCCAATTCACAGCACTACCCACACCGTGGGAGTGGGGGTGTGCACCAGTACCGACTCCAGCCGCTGCAAGGGTCAGGAGTCAAGACTCAGACAGGACTTTCCTAG
- the SETD5 gene encoding histone-lysine N-methyltransferase SETD5 isoform X13 gives MSIAIPLGVTTPDTSYSDMAAGSDPESVEASPAVNEKSVYSTHNYGTTQRHGCRGLPYATIIPRSDLNGLPSPVEERCGDSPNSEGETVPTWCPCGLSQDGFLLNCDKCRGMSRGKVIRLHRRKQDNISGGDSSATESWDEELSPSTVLYTATQHTPTSITLTVRRTKPKKRKKSPEKGRAVAKTKKIKNSPSEAQNLDENTTEGWENRIRLWTDQYEEAFTNQYSADVQNALEQHLHSSKEFVGKPAILDTINKTELACNNTVIGSQMQLQLGRVTRVQKHRKILRAARDLALDTLIIEYRGKVMLRQQFEVNGHFFKKPYPFVLFYSKFNGVEMCVDARTFGNDARFIRRSCTPNAEVRHMIADGMIHLCIYAVSAITKDAEVTIAFDYEYSNCNYKVDCACHKGNRNCPIQKRNPNAAEPPLPPPPSLPTIGAETRRRKARRKELEMEQQNEAPEEDNNQQPEQVPEKATVSSDHEEIDNPEEKEEEKEEVTDDQENPAHSRRTREDRKVEAIMHAFENLEKRKKRRDQPLEQSSSDIEITTTTSEAPVGEEAKTEAPESEVSNPASNMAIPSTPQSVGVNTRRSSQAGDIAAEKPVPKPPPAKPSRPRPKSRISRYRTSSAQRLKRQKQAIAQQAELSQAALEEGGNNSSVTPTEAGNIDSSGENRQLMGSDPTVLSVTGSHVNRAAPKYPKTKKYLVTEWLNDKAEKQECPVECPLRITTDPTVLATTLNMLPGLIHSPLICTTPKHYIRFGSPFIPERRRRPLLPDGTFSSCKKRWIKQALEEGMTQTSSVPQETRTQHLYQSNENSNSSNICKDNADLLSPLKKWKSRYLMEQNVTKLLRPLSPVTPPPPNPGSKSPPLTTSGPSHSEEECRNGYSLMFSPITSLTTASRCNTPLQFENISSPESSPANRPESLSPELCHRKDLDLTKVGYLDSNTNSCADRPSLINSGPSDLATHPSIGPPSETGFPSRSGDGHQTLARNSDQAFRTEFNLMYAYSPLNAMPRADGLYRGSPLVGDRKPLHLDGGYCSPAEGFPSRYEHGFMKDLSRGSMSPGSERTCEGVPSAPQNPPQRKKVSLLEYRKRKQEAKENSGGGGDSAQSKSKSAGAGQGSSNSLSDTGAHGVQGSSTRTPSSPHKKFSPSHSSMSHMEAVSPSDSRGTSSHCRPQENISSRWMVPTSVERLREGGSIPKVLRSSVRVAQKGEPSPTWESNITEKDSDPTDGEGPETLSSALSKGAAVYSPSRYSYQLLQCDSPRTESQSLLQQSSSPFRGHPTQSPGYSYRTTALRPGNPPSHGSSESSLSSTSYSSPAHPVSTDSLAPFTGTPGYYSSQPHSGNSTGSSLPRRSCPSSAASPTPQGPSDSPTSDSVSQSSTGTLSSTSFPQNSRSSLPSDLRTINLPSAGQSAAYQASRVSAVSNSQHYPHRGSGGVHQYRLQPLQGSGVKTQTGLS, from the exons CCCTGAATCTGTGGAGGCTAGTCCAGCAGTTAATGAGAAGAGCGTGTATTCCACTCATAATTATGGGACCACTCAGAGGCATGGGTGTCGAGGACTGCCTTATGCT ACGATCATCCCTCGTTCTGACCTGAATGGCCTGCCGTCGCCCGTAGAGGAACGCTGTGGAGACAGCCCGAACTCTGAAGGAGAGACTGTTCCTACCTGGTGTCCTTGTGGTCTTTCTCAGGATGGCTTCCTTCTCAACTGTGACAAGTGCAG gggaatgagcagggggaaggtTATTAGACTTCATCGGCGGAAGCAGGACAACATATCAG GTGGGGATAGCAGTGCAACAGAAAGCTGGGATGAGGAGCTTTCTCCCTCCACTGTGTTGTACACAGCAACACAGCACACACCTACAAGCATCACCTTAACTGTTAGAAGAACCAAACCCAAGAAGCGGAAGAAGAGTCCAGAAAAGGGTCGTGCAGTAGCAAAGACGAAGAAAATCAAG AATTCTCCTTCTGAAGCACAGAATTTAGATGAGAATACAACTGAGGGATGGGAAAATCGGATAAGACTGTGGACTGATCAGTATGAAGAAGCTTTCACTAATCAGTACAGTGCAGATGTACAGAACGCCCTTGAACAACATCTACATTCTAGCAAGGAATTTGTGGGCAAACCTGCTATTTTAGACACTATTAATAAGACTGAATTGGCCTGTAATAATACAGTTATTGGTTCCCAAATGCAG CTACAGTTGGGAAGAGTCACTCGTGTTCAGAAACACCGGAAGATCCTTAGAGCTGCAAGAGACTTGGCTCTGGACACTCTTATAATAGAGTATCGAGGGAAAGTCATGTTGCGACAGCAATTTGAGGTCAATGGGCATTTCTTCAAAAA ACCATACCCCTTTGTGCTCTTCTACTCAAAATTCAATGGTGTAGAGATGTGTGTGGATGCACGTACTTTCGGTAATGATGCTCGGTTCATCAGAAGATCGTGTACGCCAAATGCAGAG GTGCGACACATGATTGCAGATGGGATGATTCACCTATGTATCTATGCAGTGTCTGCCATCACCAAGGATGCTGAGGTCACCATAGCGTTTGATTATGAGTACAGTAATTG TAATTATAAAGTGGACTGTGCATGTCACAAGGGGAACCGGAATTGCCCTATACAGAAAAGGAATCCCAATGCCGCAGAACCACCACTCCCACCTCCTCCAAGCTTACCCACCATCGGAGCAGAGACAAGACGTAGAAAAGCTCGACGGAAAGAGTTAGAGATGGAGCAGCAGAATGAGGCTCCAGAAGAGGATAACAATCAGCAACCAGAACAAGTTCCTGAGAAAGCAACTGTGTCCAGTGACCATGAG GAAATAGACAAtccagaggaaaaagaagaagagaaagaagaggttaCAGATGACCAGGAGAACCCAGCTCATAGCAGAAGG ACCCGGGAAGATAGAAAGGTTGAAGCCATCATGCATGCTTTTGAAaacttagagaaaagaaagaagcggCGGGATCAGCCATTGGAACAAAGCAGCTCTGACATAGAGATTACTACCACCACCTCAGAGGCCCCTGTGGGAGAAGAGGCAAAAACTGAAGCCCCTGAATCTGAAGTTAGCAACCCTGCTTCAAACATGGCCATCCCAAGCACTCCACAGAGTGTTGGTGTAAACACCCGGAGGTCTTCTCAAGCGGGG GATATTGCTGCAGAAAAACCAGTCCCCAAGCCACCTCCAGCGAAACCTTCTAGGCCCCGACCGAAGAGTCGAATTTCTCGGTACCGGACCAGTTCAGCCCAAAGACTAAAGCGTCAGAAGCAGGCCATTGCACAACAGGCAGAATTGTCACAAGCTGCCTtggaagagggaggaaataatAGCTCTGTAACTCCTACTGAAGCTGGAAATATAGACAGTTCAGGAGAAAACAGGCAATTAATGGGGTCTGACCCAACTGTGTTATCAGTTACTGGATCCCATGTCAACCGCGCTGCACCTAaataccccaaaaccaaaaag TATCTAGTTACAGAATGGTTGAATGACAAAGCAGAGAAGCAAGAATGCCCTGTTGAGTGCCCTTTACGTATCACCACGGACCCAACTGTACTGGCAACTACCCTGAACATGTTACCCGGTCTTATCCATTCCCCATTAATTTGCACCACCCCCAAACACTACATTCGCTTTGGCTCACCCTTTATCCCTGAGAGACGTCGAAGGCCCCTTCTGCCTGATGGCACCTTCAGCTCCTGTAAAAAG CGCTGGATAAAGCAAGCCTTGGAAGAAGGGATGACTCAAACATCATCTGTACCCCAAGAGACTAGAACTCAGCACCTATACCAAAGTAATGAGAATAGTAACTCTTCTAATATCTGCAAAGATAATGCAG ATCTATTGAGCCCATTAAAGAAATGGAAGTCTCGATATTTGATGGAGCAGAATGTCACCAAGTTACTGAGGCCTCTTTCTCCAGTCACACCACCCCCTCCCAATCCAGGCTCAAAGAGCCCCCCACTGACCACATCTGGCCCATCTCACTCAGAAGAGGAGTGTCGAAATGGATACAGCCTCATGTTCTCACCAATCACGTCTCTTACTACTGCTAGTCGCTGCAATACTCCTCTGCAGTTTGAG AACATATCCTCCCCTGAGAGTTCCCCTGCGAATAGGCCCGAGTCCCTGTCACCCGAG ctTTGTCACCGAAAAGACCTGGACTTGACAAAAGTAGGCTACCTTGACTCCAACACTAACAGCTGTGCTGACAGACCTTCCCTGATCAACTCAGGTCCTTCTGACCTGGCTACTCATCCTTCTATCGGGCCCCCCTCTGAGACTGGCTTTCCAAGCAGGAGTGGAGATGGACATCAAACCCTTGCAAGGAACTCGGACCAGGCATTTCGGACAGAGTTTAACTTAATGTACGCCTACTCCCCATTGAACGCTATGCCTCGAGCTGATGGATTATATCGAGGGTCTCCCCTAGTAGGGGATAGGAAACCTTTACATTTGGATGGGGGATATTGTTCCCCTGCAGAAGGGTTTCCCAGCAGATATGAACATGGTTTTATGAAAGACCTCTCTCGTGGATCCATGTCACCTGGCAGTGAGAGGACTTGTGAAGGAGTCCCATCTGCCCCCCAGAACCCACCACAGAGGAAAAAG GTATCCCTGCTGGAGTACCGCAAACGGAAACAAGAAGCCAAGGAGAATTCTGGTGGGGGAGGTGACTCTGCACAGAGCAAAAGCAAGTCTGCAGGAGCTGGGCAAGGCAGCAGTAACTCACTTTCTGACACTGGTGCCCATGGTGTGCAGGGATCCTCAACCCGAACCCCATCTTCCCCTCACAAAAAATTCTCCCCATCTCATTCCTCTATGTCCCATATGGAGGCGGTAAGCCCATCAGATTCCAGAGGCACTTCATCTCACTGCAGACCTCAAGAGAATATCAGCAGTAGGTG GATGGTTCCCACATCGGTGGAACGACTCCGAGAAGGAGGGAGTATTCCCAAGGTCCTCCGAAGCAGTGTGAGGGTGGCCCAAAAAGGAGAGCCTTCTCCCACTTGGGAGAGTAATATCACAGAGAAAGACTCAG ACCCTACAGATGGAGAAGGCCCAGAGACACTGAGCTCAGCACTCTCTAAAGGAGCAGCCGTTTACAGCCCTTCCAGATACAGCTACCAG CTCCTGCAGTGTGATAGTCCACGGACAGAATCACAAAGCCTCCTTCAGCAGAGTTCCTCCCCCTTTAGAGGACATCCCACCCAATCTCCAGGATACAGTTATCGAACTACTGCACTGAGACCTGGAAATCCCCCCTCTCACGGTTCTTCAGAATCCTCCCTCTCTTCTACGTCCTATTCCAGCCCCGCCCACCCTGTATCCACAGACTCGTTGGCCCCATTTACGGGGACACCAGGGTATTATAGCAGCCAGCCACATTCTGGAAACAGCACTGGCAGCAGTCTTCCAAGGAGGAGCTGCCCTTCTAGTGCTGCTAGCCCTACCCCACAGGGCCCCTCAGACTCACCGACCTCAGACTCGGTCTCCCAGTCCAGCACAGGAACTCTGAGTTCCACCTCCTTCCCTCAGAACTCTAGGTCATCATTGCCATCAGACTTACGGACTATCAATCTGCCCAGTGCTGGGCAGTCCGCTGCCTACCAGGCCTCCAGGGTATCTGCGGTTTCCAATTCACAGCACTACCCACACCGTGGGAGTGGGGGTGTGCACCAGTACCGACTCCAGCCGCTGCAAGGGTCAGGAGTCAAGACTCAGACAGGACTTTCCTAG